The Corynebacterium tuberculostearicum genome window below encodes:
- a CDS encoding solute carrier family 23 protein: MASQPKHPVDIVPPAPKLAALGLQHVLAFYAGAVIVPLLIAGSLNLDAETTIHLINADLLTCGIATIIQSMGVGKRIGVRLPIVQGVTTTAVSPIIAIGLGATDGAGGVASLPTIYGAIIVAGLFTFFAAPVFGKVLRFFPPVVTGSVLLVMGTSLLGVSANDFVNYAEGVPATRDLLYGFGTLAVIILVQRFSSGFLGTLAVLIGLVLGTGVALVLGDASFDEVSSAPALGITTPFYFGMPKFDLVAIFSLIIVMIITMVETTGDVFATGEIVKKRIRRDDVVRAIRADGLSTLVGGVMNSFPYTCFAQNVGLVRLTSVKSRWVAVAAAGFMMVLGILPKAGAVVASIPSPVLGGASLALFANVAWVGLQTIAKADLSDGRNSVIVTSALGLAMLVTFKPDIATAFPEWAQTFVSSGMSIGAITAIVLNLLFFHTGGKQGTQVSRAVGKSVSLQQLNGASREEFVSALRPLFNNETWPLELAWESRPFGDVNELRAAIQVAVLTADDSRRAALIHDYPAMDELLLADADEAATISADRGSLGLTDLDDVQTERITELSAAYRERFDMPFVAYLDTNDTVERVIDAGVRRLANSPEQENRTALGEIVEIANDRFDILLADANPVRSSWDRKFTEVD, from the coding sequence GTGGCTTCCCAGCCCAAGCATCCAGTAGATATCGTCCCACCCGCCCCCAAACTAGCCGCCTTGGGTTTACAGCATGTGCTGGCGTTTTATGCCGGCGCAGTCATCGTCCCGCTGCTCATTGCCGGCTCGCTCAATCTGGATGCGGAAACGACCATCCACCTCATTAATGCGGACCTGTTGACCTGTGGCATAGCTACGATCATTCAGTCCATGGGCGTCGGCAAGCGCATAGGCGTGCGCCTGCCCATCGTGCAGGGCGTGACTACTACGGCCGTCTCCCCGATTATTGCCATCGGCCTGGGCGCGACCGACGGCGCGGGTGGGGTGGCCTCGCTGCCAACCATTTATGGCGCCATTATTGTCGCCGGCCTTTTTACCTTCTTCGCGGCGCCGGTCTTTGGCAAGGTGCTGCGCTTCTTTCCGCCGGTGGTCACCGGTTCGGTCCTGCTGGTCATGGGTACGTCGCTGTTGGGGGTATCGGCCAATGACTTTGTCAATTACGCCGAGGGAGTGCCGGCCACCCGCGACTTGCTCTATGGCTTTGGCACGCTCGCGGTCATCATCTTGGTGCAGCGCTTTTCCTCCGGCTTCCTGGGCACCCTGGCCGTGCTCATCGGCCTAGTCTTAGGCACGGGCGTGGCGCTCGTGCTTGGCGACGCCTCCTTTGACGAGGTCTCCTCCGCCCCCGCCCTCGGCATTACTACCCCGTTCTACTTCGGCATGCCGAAGTTTGACCTGGTAGCCATCTTCTCGCTCATCATCGTCATGATCATCACCATGGTGGAGACCACCGGTGACGTCTTTGCCACCGGCGAGATTGTAAAAAAGCGCATCCGCCGCGATGACGTCGTGCGTGCCATTCGCGCCGATGGCCTGTCCACCCTGGTGGGCGGCGTGATGAACTCCTTCCCCTATACCTGCTTTGCCCAAAACGTTGGCCTGGTACGCCTGACCAGCGTGAAGTCACGCTGGGTGGCCGTTGCCGCCGCCGGGTTCATGATGGTGCTGGGCATTTTGCCCAAGGCCGGCGCGGTCGTAGCCTCCATCCCCTCCCCCGTTCTCGGCGGCGCCTCCCTGGCGCTTTTTGCCAACGTGGCGTGGGTGGGCCTACAGACCATCGCCAAGGCCGATCTTTCCGATGGCCGCAACTCCGTCATCGTCACCTCCGCGCTGGGGCTGGCCATGCTGGTGACCTTCAAGCCGGATATCGCCACCGCCTTCCCGGAGTGGGCGCAAACCTTCGTCTCCTCTGGCATGTCCATCGGCGCGATTACCGCCATCGTGCTCAACCTTTTGTTCTTCCACACAGGAGGCAAGCAGGGAACGCAGGTGTCTCGGGCCGTCGGCAAGAGCGTGAGCCTCCAGCAGCTCAACGGCGCCTCCCGCGAGGAATTCGTCTCCGCACTGCGCCCGCTGTTTAATAACGAGACCTGGCCGCTGGAGCTGGCGTGGGAGTCGCGTCCCTTCGGCGATGTTAATGAGCTGCGCGCGGCCATTCAGGTGGCCGTGCTGACCGCGGATGATTCCCGCCGCGCCGCCCTCATCCACGATTACCCGGCCATGGATGAGCTGCTGCTTGCCGACGCCGACGAAGCCGCCACCATCTCCGCTGACCGCGGCTCCCTCGGTCTGACCGACCTGGATGATGTGCAGACCGAGCGCATCACCGAGCTTTCCGCCGCCTACCGCGAGCGCTTTGACATGCCGTTTGTGGCCTATTTGGATACCAATGACACCGTCGAGCGCGTCATTGATGCCGGCGTGCGCCGCCTGGCCAACTCCCCGGAGCAGGAAAACCGCACCGCGCTGGGCGAAATCGTAGAAATTGCCAACGACCGCTTCGATATCCTGCTGGCCGATGCCAACCCGGTCCGCTCCTCGTGGGACCGCAAGTTCACCGAGGTGGACTAG
- a CDS encoding DUF3817 domain-containing protein: MTNKVHPARQARIRGPLKFFSIAATVTGIFLIILVIRMVCQYLIGMEIPEWATYIAIVHGIAYMTYLLSILILGPRALWPVGKLFTTALAGVVPFLSFWMEHKRRKEIKEEFQL, encoded by the coding sequence ATGACCAATAAAGTTCACCCCGCCCGCCAGGCCCGCATCCGCGGACCTTTGAAGTTTTTCTCCATCGCGGCCACCGTGACCGGTATCTTCCTGATTATCCTGGTCATCCGCATGGTCTGCCAGTACCTCATCGGCATGGAGATCCCAGAATGGGCCACCTATATCGCGATCGTGCACGGCATCGCGTACATGACCTACCTGCTGTCCATCCTGATCCTCGGCCCGCGCGCGCTGTGGCCGGTGGGCAAGCTCTTTACCACCGCCCTCGCCGGCGTGGTGCCCTTCCTGTCCTTCTGGATGGAGCACAAGCGCCGCAAGGAGATTAAGGAGGAGTTCCAGCTCTAG
- the rdgB gene encoding RdgB/HAM1 family non-canonical purine NTP pyrophosphatase, which translates to MVILVASNNPKKLAELERILADAGIEGVELRPLSAVEPYPEPVEDGRTFADNALIKARAGAAATGFATVADDSGLAIEELNGMPGVLSARWSGQHGNDQANNDLVLAQMADVPDERRAAAFVSVCALVTPDGTEHVAEGRWEGRFLREPRGDNGFGYDPLFQPEGESRSAAEMSPEEKNAVSHRGRALSQLVPAIAELVRSS; encoded by the coding sequence GTGGTAATTCTCGTCGCGTCCAATAACCCGAAAAAGCTCGCGGAGCTCGAGCGCATCTTGGCCGATGCCGGCATCGAGGGCGTCGAGCTGCGCCCGCTATCCGCCGTGGAGCCCTACCCAGAGCCGGTGGAGGACGGCCGCACCTTTGCCGATAACGCGCTCATCAAGGCCCGCGCCGGCGCGGCCGCTACCGGCTTTGCTACCGTCGCGGATGATTCCGGCCTGGCCATCGAAGAGCTCAACGGCATGCCCGGCGTGCTTTCCGCCCGCTGGTCCGGCCAGCACGGCAATGACCAGGCCAATAATGACCTGGTCTTGGCACAGATGGCCGATGTCCCCGATGAGCGCCGCGCCGCCGCCTTTGTCTCCGTCTGCGCGCTCGTGACTCCCGATGGCACCGAGCACGTGGCCGAGGGCCGCTGGGAAGGCCGCTTCCTGCGCGAGCCGCGCGGGGACAACGGCTTTGGCTATGACCCGCTCTTTCAGCCAGAAGGCGAGTCCCGGTCGGCCGCGGAGATGTCCCCAGAAGAAAAGAACGCGGTCTCGCATCGCGGCCGCGCTCTAAGTCAACTAGTCCCCGCCATCGCGGAGCTGGTTCGCAGTTCCTAG
- the rph gene encoding ribonuclease PH, with protein sequence MTEFTRADGRALDQMRSVRITRNFTTNPAGSVLVEFGNTRVMCTASVEYGVPRFKRDSGEGWLTAEYAMLPSATHDRMPRESMKGKVKGRTHEISRLVGRSLRAAVDLEELGENTIQLDCDVLQADGGTRTASITGAYVALADAIAHLKAEGVVPGEPLLDPIAAVSVGIIDGEICLDLPYEEDSRAEVDLNVVMQESGDFVEIQGTGEHGLFGREELNEMLDVAQKGCRELIAAQKAALGW encoded by the coding sequence ATGACTGAATTTACTCGTGCCGATGGGCGCGCGCTGGACCAGATGCGCAGCGTCCGCATTACCCGCAATTTCACCACCAACCCGGCCGGCTCGGTGCTGGTGGAGTTTGGCAATACCCGCGTCATGTGCACCGCATCTGTGGAATACGGCGTGCCGCGCTTCAAGCGTGATTCGGGCGAAGGCTGGCTTACCGCCGAGTACGCCATGTTGCCTTCCGCCACCCACGATCGCATGCCGCGCGAATCCATGAAGGGCAAGGTCAAGGGCCGCACCCATGAGATTTCCCGCCTCGTCGGCCGTTCCCTGCGCGCTGCGGTGGACTTGGAGGAGCTGGGCGAGAACACCATCCAGCTCGACTGCGACGTCCTGCAGGCCGATGGCGGCACCCGCACTGCGTCTATCACCGGCGCCTATGTTGCGCTTGCCGACGCCATCGCACACCTCAAGGCCGAGGGCGTCGTCCCCGGCGAGCCGCTGCTCGATCCCATCGCCGCGGTCTCGGTCGGCATCATTGATGGCGAAATCTGCCTCGACCTGCCTTATGAGGAAGATTCCCGCGCGGAGGTCGACCTCAACGTGGTGATGCAAGAATCCGGTGACTTCGTGGAAATCCAGGGCACCGGCGAGCACGGCCTCTTTGGCCGCGAGGAACTCAACGAGATGCTCGACGTAGCGCAGAAGGGCTGCCGCGAGCTCATCGCCGCACAGAAGGCGGCGCTGGGGTGGTAA